The Pseudalkalibacillus hwajinpoensis DNA window TTAATTAATGTTTGGGATGATTATTTTCAAACAATGAAATATGATTTAGAGGATGAGGACGAAAATGTACTTGCTGAAAATGGACGTTCACTTTTAGATTGGTCCCATAGAAAGGCTTTTCAGGAAGTTATTCCAGTTCGAGAAGGATGGAGACAGCCTTATCTAGTACAGGGATCGTACCAGCAACTTGCAGAAGATTTAGTAGTTGGCTGGCATCCAGAATTTGATGAAATTCTTAAAAAAAATTCATCTAATCAGGAGGGAGAAAAATGATTTCGGCAGATACTTATACGTCAACAAATCCTGTCCTTTGTTCATTAGTATTATGGTCTTTTCTTAATGGATTTGAAAAAGTGAAGAAAGATGGATGTGAACTTCCAATATTATTTCTACCCTTGCCTTTAATATTATCAAAAAGTATAAGGAATAATTTTTCAGGGAGTAATACTACAACTGGTTTACTTACATGGATAGCACGAAACCCTTCAGTTTTGATTAATGTAGGTCAAAGAATAGAAGTAACCCAAGATATTACTAAAGAAGCAATTTTATTCGGGGTTCCTAATAAAATTTTTTCTTTTAATGATGAAGGGCTCATCTTCTCTAATAAAAGCGGAATTAAAGTTAGTAAGGTATATTCAGTGGATCATGTTGAAGAAGGAAATGAAATGCTACTAACAGCAAGAAGGTTAGGTGGTTGGTGTGGCCAATTAGAATCTACAAAAACAATATTTAATGTACTAGGAGTGTCACTATGAAACGATGGAATATTAAAAAATTACTATTATATAGTCATAACGAACAGATGAAAGAATTAGAGTTTAATCTCGAGGATGTTACGATTATTACAGGGGGCTCACGAACTGGAAAGTCTGCTATACCTGAGATTATTGATTATGTATTGGGAGCTGGGGAATGTCATATCCCTTCTTTTGCAAGGGCATGCTTGAGTTGGGTAGGGATATTATGGGTGAAAGATGATACTGAATTCTCTTTATATAGGAGGATACCCAATATTGGAAAGAAATCTAGCCAAGATATATACTTTGAAATTGGGAAAAATGTTAGAATTCCAGCTAAATCATCATTACTCAGTAAAAAAACCAATCTTGAAGGTGGATTATCACAGTTTGAAAGATTATTAGGGATAGGTGATGCAAGAACAGAATCTTTTGGGAAGAAGTTTGAGTCCAAAAGAATATCGGTTAGAAATACAATGCCTTATCTTTTACAAGATGATGATGTAATCATTAGTAAAAATACATTACTACGAGGTGCTAATGATGAACGGAAGCAGAGCATTATTGAATCATTACCATATTTTCTGGGAATTGTAGATGAAGATACTTTAGGCAAAGAACTGGAGTTTAAGAAGATCACTAAACAAATTTCTAGAATTGAAAAGAAGGTTAATACAAATAAAACTATCATCTATGGTGAACCTAATAAAGCTTTGAGTTTAATTCAAGAGGCAATACAATTAGGTTTGATAGACAATGATGACGATTTAGAAAAGTGTAGTAATGATGAACTTTTTACTAAATTAACAAAGGTATCCAATTGGGATATAACAGATCAAAATAAAGTTAATGAAGATCAACTTCCTCATTTATATGAAAAATTAGCTAATGAGCAAATTAAAGCTATTGAAATAAAGAATCAGTTGAGAAAGGCTAAACAACAAATTTTAACGGTTGATGAATTTGATGGAACAGTAAATAGGCAAAAAAGAAAATTAGAGGTTGTTAACCTCTTTAAAAATCCACACGACCCTAGTACATGTCCACTTTGCAGCAATGAGTTAACGTCTCCTTCAAAGCCAGTGAGTACGATAAAAAATCTAATGACAAAAGTTCAAGACGATTTGAAAAGTATAGAGAAAGATAGACCAAGATTGGATAGTCATATTAACAAATTAAGAACAGAACTAGAGATTAAAGAATTTGAAATTGAGAATACCAAAGATGAAATAGCAACTTTAGTTAATGAAAATGAACAAATTGAAAATAATTTAGATATCTTCCAAAGAAGGTTTAGAACTATCGGTCGCATAAGTCTATATTTAGAAAGTAAAGATGCACTTAATTCTGATAAACAGCTTAAAGACCAGAATATCCTAGAGGAACTATATTATAGGTTGGAGGAATTAAAGGAAGAGATTAATTTTGAGAGTAAAGTTAATAAATTGGAAAACGCAGAGCGTAGAATCTCTTCTATTGCAACTAATATAATATCAAATTTGCCATTTGAGGAACGTTATAAGGATTGTCCAGTTTATATAAATTTAAAAAACCTTGATGTTGGTGTTTCCTTACCAACACACAGTGAAAGTATGCGTGATGTTGGTTCAGATGAAAACTATTTAAGTTTACATGTATCATTAATGTTGGCTTTGCACAGACACTTTGCAAATTTGGAAAGACCAGTTCCAGGAGTTTTACTATTTGACCAACTTAGTAGACCATAT harbors:
- a CDS encoding three component ABC system middle component; this translates as MISADTYTSTNPVLCSLVLWSFLNGFEKVKKDGCELPILFLPLPLILSKSIRNNFSGSNTTTGLLTWIARNPSVLINVGQRIEVTQDITKEAILFGVPNKIFSFNDEGLIFSNKSGIKVSKVYSVDHVEEGNEMLLTARRLGGWCGQLESTKTIFNVLGVSL
- a CDS encoding DUF3732 domain-containing protein yields the protein MKRWNIKKLLLYSHNEQMKELEFNLEDVTIITGGSRTGKSAIPEIIDYVLGAGECHIPSFARACLSWVGILWVKDDTEFSLYRRIPNIGKKSSQDIYFEIGKNVRIPAKSSLLSKKTNLEGGLSQFERLLGIGDARTESFGKKFESKRISVRNTMPYLLQDDDVIISKNTLLRGANDERKQSIIESLPYFLGIVDEDTLGKELEFKKITKQISRIEKKVNTNKTIIYGEPNKALSLIQEAIQLGLIDNDDDLEKCSNDELFTKLTKVSNWDITDQNKVNEDQLPHLYEKLANEQIKAIEIKNQLRKAKQQILTVDEFDGTVNRQKRKLEVVNLFKNPHDPSTCPLCSNELTSPSKPVSTIKNLMTKVQDDLKSIEKDRPRLDSHINKLRTELEIKEFEIENTKDEIATLVNENEQIENNLDIFQRRFRTIGRISLYLESKDALNSDKQLKDQNILEELYYRLEELKEEINFESKVNKLENAERRISSIATNIISNLPFEERYKDCPVYINLKNLDVGVSLPTHSESMRDVGSDENYLSLHVSLMLALHRHFANLERPVPGVLLFDQLSRPYFPPDEEPNEVEIDDEVNEDSERSSLIKYFEALFNEVDRNESLQIIIIEHAFFKNHDRYKKSVKYRWKKNESGLIPKDWPEKIK